Proteins encoded within one genomic window of Pseudorasbora parva isolate DD20220531a chromosome 3, ASM2467924v1, whole genome shotgun sequence:
- the LOC137071611 gene encoding leucine zipper putative tumor suppressor 3 — protein sequence MGSVGSGASSQRPITMRSVGTRTTPNGPLAAAPPPAAARRRLDDRSFSADRIPGPSTKTKGVSADPERDYARHHADPERAAHHNANRQQTVNGERLVTNVVFANGARRDGHRRGESLDLCGNNIVLNNDKNGGHQVPLQHKDKSKAKPDNHNPPNILPVSGKLEHAQTNDSLVRPSAFKPVVPKSFHSMQNLVCPIQSSSGSAAGPSGDKAGQNQDSPGSRGPNVGAGRAAQGSLSDSGRNSLTSLPTYTGSSYGPAPLGPLSASTSHINRLGTAGLDKPGFQNGLSASDSGRSSSGKSSSSYQRLSHMSDAPAPLRPSPSSDDVIQDLEDRLWEREQEVIHMRRNLDQSEAAIAQVFEEKQRVWEREMEDLRQNYAGRLQQVTRRAQRSQQALQAQISRLQQDKRRLQEEMTLMLAQREELEKKCLDFRKEQADILPRLEETKWEVCQKAGEISLLKQQLRESQNEVTQRAGEMVALRGQIKELNAQLREREEAEISLKESFCTKTLELERCEAELQAMLAEVTVLRDKLSAFESEVTRLKKALSELSSSRASEPGLSDMGQPRPVLSPPETPTSLPALPAPDRLLALQSDDSKVQWQESGSLRRQLERLEAELRLERQQRERQSLTFAQERQTWQDEKERVLKYQAQLQLSYVEMLQKNQALEERVDKLGAQMPEPPVSVSISLTSPTPPAEEKKLPDLHQLAPPWPVPTRLERIESTEI from the exons ATGGGCAGCGTAGGGAGCGGGGCCTCCAGTCAGCGGCCCATCACCATGCGCAGTGTGGGGACCCGCACCACCCCGAACGGGCCCCTGGCGGCCGCACCGCCTCCCGCCGCAGCCCGCCGCCGCCTGGACGACCGCAGCTTCAGCGCCGACCGCATCCCCGGCCCGAGCACCAAAACCAAGGGCGTCTCCGCCGACCCGGAGCGGGACTACGCTCGCCATCACGCCGACCCGGAGCGCGCCGCTCATCACAACGCCAACCGGCAACAGACGGTCAATGGCGAGAGGCTGGTGACCAACGTGGTGTTCGCCAACGGGGCGCGGAGGGACGGACACCGGCGTGGAGAGAGTCTGGACCTGTGCGGGAACAACATCGTGCTGAACAACGACAAGAACGGTGGCCATCAAGTTCCGCTGCAGCACAAGGACAAGAGCAAAGCCAAACCTGATAATCACAACCCTCCCAACATTCTGCCCGTCTCCGGGAAGCTCGAGCATGCACAG ACCAATGACTCCCTGGTGCGTCCGTCAGCCTTCAAACCCGTGGTGCCGAAGAGCTTTCACTCCATGCAGAATCTGGTGTGTCCCATTCAGAGCAGCTCCGGATCGGCCGCGGGTCCGAGCGGAGACAAGGCGGGTCAGAACCAGGACAGCCCCGGCAGCAGAGGCCCAAACGTGGGCGCGGGCCGGGCCGCTCAGGGCAGTCTCTCGGACTCGGGGAGGAACTCTCTGACCAGCCTGCCCACATACACCGGCTCCAGTTACGGGCCGGCGCCGCTCGGACCCCTCAGCGCCTCCACCAGCCACATTAACCGGCTCGGCACCGCCGGCCTGGATAAACCGGGCTTCCAGAACGGGCTCAGTGCGTCTGACAGCGGCCGCTCGTCCTCCGGCAAAAGCTCGTCCTCCTACCAGCGGCTCAGCCACATGAGTGACGCGCCGGCGCCGCTGCGACCTTCGCCCTCGTCCGATGATGTCATCCAGGACCTGGAGGACCGGCTGTGGGAGAGAGAACAAGAA GTGATCCACATGCGGCGTAACCTGGACCAGAGCGAGGCGGCCATTGCTCAGGTGTTCGAGGAGAAGCAGCGCGTGTGGGAGCGTGAGATGGAGGACCTAAGGCAGAACTACGCCGGCCGCCTGCAGCAGGTGACCCGACGGGCCCAGCGCTCGCAACAGGCCCTTCAGGCTCAGATCAGCCGGCTCCAGCAGGACAAGCGGCGGCTGCAGGAGGAGATGACCCTGATGCTCGCACAGAGGGAAGAGCTGGAGAAGAAGTGCCTGGACTTCAGGAAGGAGCAGGCCGACATCCTGCCCAGACTGGAGGAGACCAAGTGGGAG gtgtgtCAGAAGGCAGGCGAGATCTCTCTGCTGAAGCAGCAGCTGAGGGAGAGCCAGAACGAGGTGACCCAGCGAGCCGGAGAGATGGTGGCCCTGAGGGGTCAAATCAAGGAGCTCAATGCCCAGCTGAGAGAGCGCGAGGAGGCCGAGATCAGCCTCAAAGAGTCCTTCTGCACCAAGACCCTAGAGCTGGAGCGCTGCGAGGCCGAGCTGCAGGCCATGCTGGCCGAG GTCACAGTGCTGCGGGACAAGCTGAGCGCGTTTGAGTCGGAGGTCACGCGTCTGAAAAAGGCCCTCAGCGAACTCAGCTCCAGTCGTGCCAGCGAGCCTGGTCTGTCCGATATGGGTCAGCCGAGACCTGTCCTGTCCCCTCCGGAGACTCCCACATCCCTCCCGGCGCTCCCGGCCCCAGACCGGCTTCTGGCCCTCCAGAGCGACGACTCCAAGGTCCAGTGGCAGGAATCGGGAAGCCTGAGGCGGCAGCTGGAGCGTCTGGAGGCGGAGCTGCGTCTGGAGCGGCAGCAGCGAGAACGACAATCGCTCACCTTCGCCCAGGAGCGCCAAACCTGGCAGGACGAGAAGGAGCGCGTACTGAAGTACCAGGCCCAGCTGCAGCTCAGCTACGTGGAGATGCTGCAGAAGAACCAAGCGCTGGAGGAGCGCGTGGACAAGCTGGGAGCGCAGATGCCTGAGCCGCCCGTTTCCGTGTCCATATCCCTGACGTCTCCGACCCCGCCGGCCGAGGAGAAAAAGCTCCCCGATTTGCACCAACTCGCCCCGCCCTGGCCGGTTCCGACCCGACTGGAGAGGATCGAGTCTACCGAGATCTGA